From the Pseudarthrobacter sp. MM222 genome, one window contains:
- the murJ gene encoding murein biosynthesis integral membrane protein MurJ: MSSAKPTPSPSGPADSNAVHTGEARSSAIMAAGTLVSRFLGFGKTWMLAAALGLGSTVNDTFINANNLPNLIFLLVAGGVFNAVLVPQIIKASRAPDRGADYVSRLLTLAVLVLLTLTLLVTLLAPWVIELTTQDYSPEQKALAVTFAFWCLPQIFFYGLYALLTQILNANGAFGPAMWAPILNNIVAIAGLGMFIGIMGANAANPHTIDNWDPFQTFLVAGFSTIGVVAQTAILLVPVFRLRLGLRPRFGWRGVGLGQAAKLSVWTLATAAVGQLAFLYVMRIATIPGAERLRLEQAGDPAADTLPGNAVLEVASQLYLLPHSIIALSLATVLFNRMTRASQDGNHNELRNALSHGLRTMAVATVFGALALFALAGPLGMFFSGGERQDGVMLAQTLTILALSTPFMSANFMMSRVFYANEDARTPFFIQLVLALVNVVAAFLIQFLPFDQIIFAIAILYTGGNILSVIVSAIFLRRFLGHLDGPRIANSYIRMGYAALGSALAGALALWLLGSYSPDGFAWSSPLAALVTIVVVGPIMLAAYLVLLKLFRVTELRDLLQPLLGRLRRGSKAAPGPAGVGVGDGAGGGGGPAEGAGAIPTRPERATVSVDTGLIPRISGEFDASSFRAGPDIREPEERATWPAGPEGGYLPAEDLPSSAEGGLGRGDVPLPGRRTYQGPAGHNPYFPFGRKKKK, translated from the coding sequence ATGTCATCAGCCAAACCCACTCCCTCGCCCTCCGGTCCCGCCGATTCCAATGCTGTCCACACCGGAGAAGCCCGCTCCAGCGCCATCATGGCCGCGGGTACCCTCGTCTCGCGTTTCCTGGGCTTCGGCAAGACCTGGATGCTGGCGGCCGCCCTGGGTCTTGGCTCCACGGTCAATGACACCTTCATCAACGCGAACAACCTGCCGAACCTAATCTTCCTGCTGGTGGCTGGCGGCGTCTTCAACGCCGTCCTGGTACCCCAGATCATCAAGGCCAGCAGGGCTCCGGACCGGGGTGCGGACTACGTCAGCCGGCTCCTGACCCTGGCCGTGCTGGTCCTGCTCACCCTCACGCTGCTTGTCACTCTGTTGGCACCCTGGGTCATCGAACTGACCACCCAGGACTATTCGCCGGAACAAAAGGCGCTTGCCGTCACCTTCGCGTTCTGGTGTCTCCCGCAGATCTTCTTCTATGGCTTGTACGCCCTGCTCACCCAGATACTCAATGCCAACGGTGCCTTCGGGCCCGCAATGTGGGCTCCGATCCTGAACAATATCGTGGCGATCGCCGGACTGGGCATGTTCATCGGAATCATGGGTGCCAACGCGGCCAACCCCCACACGATTGACAACTGGGACCCGTTCCAGACCTTCCTGGTGGCCGGGTTCTCCACAATCGGGGTGGTCGCCCAGACCGCCATTCTGCTGGTCCCGGTGTTCCGGCTCCGGCTCGGGCTGCGGCCGCGCTTTGGCTGGCGGGGCGTGGGACTGGGGCAGGCCGCCAAGCTCAGTGTCTGGACCCTGGCGACGGCCGCCGTCGGGCAGTTGGCCTTCCTCTATGTCATGCGCATCGCCACCATCCCGGGTGCCGAACGCCTCCGGCTGGAACAAGCCGGAGACCCCGCGGCGGACACCCTGCCGGGCAACGCCGTGCTGGAAGTGGCCAGCCAGCTTTACCTGCTGCCACACTCGATCATCGCGTTGTCCCTTGCCACCGTGCTCTTCAACCGCATGACCCGGGCGTCCCAGGACGGAAACCACAACGAACTGCGCAATGCGCTGTCCCACGGGCTGCGGACCATGGCAGTCGCGACGGTCTTCGGCGCGCTGGCGCTGTTCGCCCTCGCCGGACCGCTCGGCATGTTCTTCTCCGGAGGGGAACGCCAGGACGGTGTCATGCTGGCCCAAACGTTGACGATCCTTGCCCTCAGCACCCCCTTTATGAGCGCCAATTTCATGATGTCCCGGGTGTTCTACGCCAACGAGGACGCACGGACGCCGTTCTTTATCCAGCTGGTGCTGGCGCTCGTCAACGTGGTGGCAGCCTTCCTGATCCAGTTCCTGCCGTTTGATCAGATCATCTTCGCCATCGCCATCCTCTATACCGGCGGGAACATCCTGTCCGTAATAGTCAGCGCCATCTTCCTGCGCCGGTTCCTGGGCCATCTTGACGGTCCTCGGATCGCGAACTCCTACATCCGGATGGGCTATGCGGCCCTTGGCTCCGCTCTCGCCGGAGCCCTCGCCCTGTGGCTGCTGGGCAGTTACAGCCCGGACGGGTTCGCCTGGAGTAGCCCTCTTGCGGCCCTGGTGACGATCGTCGTCGTCGGTCCCATCATGCTGGCCGCCTATCTTGTCTTGTTGAAGCTCTTCCGCGTTACCGAACTGCGGGACCTGCTGCAGCCGCTGCTGGGCCGGCTCCGGCGCGGCTCAAAGGCGGCACCCGGCCCGGCCGGCGTTGGCGTCGGCGACGGTGCCGGTGGCGGTGGCGGGCCCGCAGAGGGCGCCGGAGCCATCCCGACCCGGCCTGAACGGGCCACGGTCTCGGTAGACACTGGCCTGATTCCCAGAATTTCCGGTGAGTTCGACGCCTCGTCCTTCCGCGCCGGCCCGGACATCCGGGAACCCGAGGAACGCGCGACCTGGCCCGCCGGGCCCGAGGGCGGCTACCTGCCAGCCGAAGACCTGCCCAGCTCGGCCGAGGGCGGTCTGGGTCGGGGCGACGTCCCACTGCCCGGCCGTCGGACCTACCAGGGGCCGGCGGGCCACAATCCGTATTTCCCATTCGGCCGTAAGAAGAAAAAATAA
- a CDS encoding penicillin-binding transpeptidase domain-containing protein, which produces MGNSSKFSLVLVGLVLGASLVGCDDGRAGAQDAAKQLASALAAQDVSSVAFDGTDSGAANEQLNDVFQALNPDKPSVDAGELKLESGTATVPLTYSWNIGPKEWKYTVSAELKKSGDKWLTVWKPAMLVPELANGEILSVAAESPERAAILGAGDVPLVTYRPVVNVGIDKPLLAGADPTDSASKLAQLVGVDPAAYVQQVEATGAEAFVAAITLREDGRSITDEQIAAIPGARAIPGSLPLAPTRTFARALLGTAALASAEQIEASNGTLKPGDTTGTGGLQQQYDAQLRGTDSTVVRAQKAGLTAEELQSSPDPRRILFQVEGAPGTPLKTTLDLNLQQLAEGVLDKVGPASAIVALRPSTGAVLAAASGPGSNGYDTALLGQYAPGSIFKIVDSLAMIRNGMTPDSKVDCPASLTVDGRTFKNAEGYPAASLGAVTLRDAFAHSCNTAFINARDGVSQAQLESAATSLGVAVEAPALGAAAFLGSVPGEAEGTEHAASMIGQGKVLLSPLAAAVMAGSVGKGAPVSPQLVLNPGASSADPSAAATASTPAPVETPSVSAPAPAETSGTPVTAAEAASLADMMRAVVTSGHAGFLATVPGAPVGAKTGTAEFGSEDPPKTHAWIVAVHGDLAVAVFVEDGGLGATTSGPLLKEFLTAAG; this is translated from the coding sequence GTGGGGAACTCATCAAAATTTTCACTTGTCCTTGTCGGTCTGGTTCTCGGAGCCTCGCTGGTGGGCTGCGACGACGGCCGTGCCGGCGCGCAGGATGCCGCGAAACAGCTTGCCTCGGCCCTTGCCGCGCAAGACGTAAGTTCCGTCGCGTTCGACGGCACGGACTCTGGGGCCGCGAACGAGCAGCTCAATGACGTGTTCCAGGCCCTCAATCCGGATAAACCGTCGGTGGACGCGGGCGAGCTGAAGCTGGAGTCGGGCACGGCCACGGTTCCGCTGACTTACAGCTGGAACATCGGTCCCAAGGAATGGAAGTACACGGTCTCCGCCGAGTTGAAAAAGTCCGGTGACAAGTGGCTGACCGTCTGGAAGCCCGCCATGCTGGTGCCGGAGCTGGCTAACGGAGAAATCCTAAGCGTTGCTGCGGAGTCGCCGGAACGCGCGGCCATCCTCGGCGCAGGTGACGTCCCGCTGGTCACCTACCGCCCCGTGGTGAACGTCGGCATCGACAAACCACTGCTGGCCGGCGCCGATCCCACGGATTCCGCCTCCAAGCTCGCCCAGCTGGTGGGCGTGGACCCGGCGGCCTACGTGCAGCAGGTGGAGGCGACCGGAGCGGAGGCCTTCGTCGCCGCCATCACTCTTCGCGAGGACGGCCGCAGCATCACCGACGAGCAGATTGCCGCGATTCCCGGCGCCCGGGCCATCCCGGGCTCGCTCCCGCTGGCCCCGACACGGACTTTCGCCCGGGCCCTGCTCGGCACCGCCGCCCTGGCCAGCGCCGAGCAGATCGAAGCCTCCAACGGGACGCTGAAGCCCGGCGACACCACCGGCACCGGAGGTCTCCAGCAGCAATATGACGCCCAGCTCCGCGGCACTGATTCGACCGTGGTCCGGGCCCAGAAAGCCGGCCTCACCGCCGAGGAACTTCAGTCTTCTCCCGATCCGCGCAGGATCCTTTTCCAGGTGGAAGGGGCGCCTGGAACCCCGCTGAAGACCACCCTGGATCTGAACCTCCAGCAGCTCGCCGAGGGTGTGCTCGACAAGGTGGGTCCGGCGTCGGCGATCGTGGCCCTCCGCCCGTCCACCGGCGCCGTGCTCGCGGCCGCATCGGGTCCCGGCAGCAACGGCTATGACACGGCCCTGCTGGGGCAGTACGCCCCCGGCTCGATCTTCAAGATCGTGGATTCGCTGGCCATGATCCGTAACGGCATGACCCCCGATTCGAAGGTCGACTGCCCGGCGAGCCTCACCGTGGACGGCCGGACCTTCAAGAACGCCGAGGGCTATCCTGCTGCGTCGCTCGGTGCTGTCACGCTCCGTGACGCCTTCGCCCACTCCTGCAACACCGCCTTCATCAATGCCAGGGACGGCGTCAGCCAGGCCCAACTGGAAAGCGCCGCCACGTCACTGGGCGTCGCCGTCGAAGCCCCTGCCCTCGGCGCTGCGGCGTTCCTGGGTTCCGTCCCGGGCGAGGCCGAGGGCACCGAGCATGCGGCCTCGATGATCGGCCAGGGCAAAGTGCTCCTGTCCCCGCTGGCCGCCGCGGTAATGGCCGGCTCGGTCGGCAAAGGCGCGCCGGTGTCACCGCAGCTGGTACTGAACCCCGGTGCATCCTCCGCCGACCCGTCGGCTGCCGCGACGGCGTCCACGCCCGCACCGGTAGAGACACCGTCCGTGTCGGCCCCGGCCCCGGCGGAAACCTCGGGCACGCCGGTGACGGCAGCAGAGGCGGCCTCCCTGGCGGACATGATGCGCGCGGTGGTGACCTCCGGACACGCGGGCTTCCTGGCCACAGTGCCGGGTGCCCCGGTAGGCGCCAAGACCGGCACGGCAGAATTCGGCAGTGAGGATCCGCCCAAGACCCATGCCTGGATCGTGGCGGTACACGGCGACCTCGCCGTTGCCGTGTTTGTCGAGGACGGCGGCCTGGGTGCCACCACGTCAGGACCCCTGCTGAAGGAGTTCCTCACGGCCGCCGGCTGA
- a CDS encoding NUDIX hydrolase translates to MAHPVPSAPGRRTNAPLPSAIGAHVAPVQHSGQASLPTVEEISAGGVVVDTSDAALRVAIIARLNRGGRLEWCLPKGHPEGRESNEEAAVREIAEETGIEGKILAPLGSIDYWFTVSGHRVHKTVHHYLLQATGGELTIENDPDKEAVDVAWVPIQELARKLSFPNERRIADLAKEVLPEQR, encoded by the coding sequence ATGGCTCATCCCGTACCCAGCGCTCCCGGCAGGAGGACAAACGCACCGTTGCCATCGGCAATCGGTGCCCATGTCGCGCCTGTCCAGCACTCGGGACAGGCCTCCCTGCCGACTGTGGAGGAGATCTCCGCCGGCGGCGTGGTTGTGGACACGTCTGACGCCGCTTTGCGCGTTGCCATCATCGCCCGCCTCAACCGGGGCGGCCGGCTGGAATGGTGCCTGCCGAAAGGCCATCCGGAAGGCCGGGAAAGCAACGAGGAAGCCGCCGTGCGTGAGATCGCCGAGGAAACCGGGATCGAGGGCAAGATCCTCGCGCCGCTGGGAAGTATCGATTACTGGTTTACCGTCAGCGGGCACCGCGTGCACAAGACCGTCCACCATTACCTGCTGCAGGCCACCGGCGGGGAGCTCACGATCGAAAACGATCCGGACAAGGAAGCTGTGGACGTCGCCTGGGTTCCCATCCAGGAACTGGCACGAAAACTATCCTTTCCGAACGAGCGCCGCATCGCGGATCTCGCCAAGGAAGTCCTCCCGGAACAACGCTAG
- a CDS encoding CCA tRNA nucleotidyltransferase: protein MAHAHHKTDSHTVDFQVDPVVLELGQRFVDAGHELSLVGGPVRDLFLGRVSPDLDFTTDATPDQTVALIKKWADNYWEIGRAFGTIGMRKAGFQIEITTYRAEAYDPDSRKPVVAFGHSLTDDLLRRDFTINAMALRLPELELVDPFGGVRDLHGSVLATPGTPETSFSDDPLRMMRAARFAAQLGVAVHEDVRAAMSRMAERITMISAERVREELVKLICADHPRAGVDLLVDTGLAEFVLPEVAALRLEADEHHRHKDVYQHSLQVLEQAATLETNADGAVPGPDFVLRFAALMHDVGKPATRRFEPGGAVSFRHHDMVGSKLTAKRMKALRFDNDTIKAVARLVELHMRFYGYGDAGWTDSAVRRYVTDAGPLLERLHRLTRSDVTTRNQRKAERLSFAYDDLESRIASLREQESLEAVRPDLDGGQIMALLGLKPGPVVGRAYKFLLEERMEHGPLDPDVALAKLREWWAAQPESAPDEVAGTNPAVEPSTTEES from the coding sequence ATGGCGCACGCACATCACAAGACTGACTCGCACACCGTTGACTTCCAGGTGGACCCCGTGGTCCTGGAGCTCGGGCAGCGGTTCGTGGACGCCGGCCACGAGCTCTCCCTCGTCGGCGGCCCCGTGCGTGACCTGTTCCTGGGCCGCGTCTCCCCCGACCTGGACTTCACCACGGATGCCACCCCGGACCAGACGGTGGCCCTGATCAAGAAGTGGGCGGATAACTACTGGGAGATCGGGCGGGCCTTCGGCACGATCGGGATGCGCAAAGCCGGATTCCAGATCGAAATCACAACGTATCGCGCCGAGGCCTACGATCCCGACTCCCGCAAACCGGTAGTGGCCTTCGGACATTCCCTGACCGATGACCTGCTCCGCCGGGATTTCACAATCAACGCGATGGCACTGCGCCTGCCTGAGCTGGAACTCGTGGACCCGTTCGGCGGCGTCCGTGACCTGCACGGCTCCGTCCTCGCCACGCCGGGTACGCCGGAGACCTCCTTCTCCGACGACCCGCTGCGGATGATGCGCGCGGCCCGGTTTGCCGCCCAGTTGGGCGTGGCGGTCCATGAAGACGTCCGCGCAGCCATGTCCCGGATGGCGGAACGGATCACCATGATCTCCGCCGAACGCGTGCGGGAGGAACTGGTCAAACTCATTTGCGCCGACCATCCCCGGGCCGGTGTGGACCTGCTGGTCGATACCGGGCTGGCCGAGTTCGTGCTGCCCGAGGTCGCCGCGCTCCGCCTGGAGGCGGATGAGCACCACCGCCACAAGGACGTGTACCAGCACTCGCTCCAGGTCCTGGAGCAGGCAGCCACCCTGGAGACCAATGCCGACGGCGCCGTTCCCGGGCCCGACTTCGTGCTGCGGTTCGCTGCCCTGATGCACGACGTCGGAAAGCCGGCCACACGCCGCTTCGAACCGGGCGGAGCGGTGAGTTTCCGGCATCACGACATGGTGGGCTCCAAGCTGACGGCAAAACGCATGAAGGCGCTCCGCTTCGACAATGACACGATCAAGGCGGTGGCCCGTCTTGTCGAGTTGCACATGCGGTTCTACGGCTATGGCGACGCCGGCTGGACCGACTCGGCCGTCCGCCGTTACGTCACCGACGCCGGACCCCTCCTGGAGCGGCTGCACCGGCTCACCCGCTCGGACGTGACCACCCGCAACCAGCGCAAGGCGGAGCGGCTGTCATTCGCCTATGACGACCTGGAATCCCGGATCGCGAGCCTGCGGGAGCAGGAATCCCTCGAGGCCGTCCGTCCCGATCTGGACGGCGGACAGATCATGGCGCTGCTTGGCCTAAAGCCCGGTCCCGTCGTCGGCCGGGCGTACAAGTTCCTGCTGGAGGAGCGGATGGAACACGGCCCGCTGGACCCGGACGTCGCTCTGGCCAAACTGCGCGAGTGGTGGGCCGCCCAGCCGGAGTCTGCCCCCGATGAAGTAGCCGGCACCAACCCCGCCGTCGAGCCGTCCACAACTGAGGAGTCCTAA
- a CDS encoding histidine phosphatase family protein: protein MIAPTNAPRPQLWILRHGETEWSKSGQYTGLTDLPLTVEGEQQAVEARKALDAVDFDLVLTSPLRRARRTAELAGYPGAQLEPLAVEWDYGDYEGISSDLIRKDNPEYLIWTHGVPNGESLDDVAARADKIVARVLESGLDNVLIVAHGHFSRILTARWLGLDPQEGRHFILGTAKVCTLGWDKKTPAVVRWGL, encoded by the coding sequence GTGATTGCACCGACGAACGCCCCGCGCCCGCAGTTGTGGATCCTGCGGCACGGCGAAACCGAGTGGTCAAAGAGTGGGCAGTACACCGGTCTCACCGACCTTCCCCTGACGGTGGAAGGAGAGCAGCAGGCCGTCGAGGCCCGCAAGGCGCTCGACGCCGTCGACTTTGACCTCGTGCTGACCTCGCCCCTCCGGCGCGCGCGCCGGACGGCGGAACTGGCCGGCTACCCGGGTGCCCAGCTGGAGCCGCTGGCCGTCGAGTGGGATTACGGCGACTACGAGGGCATCAGCTCGGACCTCATCCGCAAGGACAACCCGGAATACCTGATCTGGACGCATGGCGTGCCGAACGGTGAATCGCTGGACGACGTCGCCGCGCGGGCGGACAAGATTGTGGCCCGCGTGCTCGAATCCGGCCTGGACAACGTCCTGATTGTGGCCCACGGCCACTTTTCCCGGATCCTCACCGCTCGTTGGCTGGGCCTGGATCCGCAAGAGGGCCGCCACTTCATCCTGGGAACCGCAAAGGTCTGCACTCTGGGTTGGGACAAAAAGACTCCTGCCGTCGTCCGCTGGGGCCTATAA
- a CDS encoding glycosyltransferase family 87 protein, whose product MQETKPPEHRKRVRLVIPSRSDLFLRNFTELIGGPMGHRSAPGVVSPGFFTVERVLILLTVLAALLGILLKSYCRTKGWETPGQFYSTCYSDFPQLFRNRGLGDGAFPFVTKETFFEYPVLMGLIAGATALLVPGDGPTSDRVLAYFDVNAALITAVWIVTVLATARMARRRPWDAAMVAVAPGIVLAGTINWDMWAVGLLALGMFFFSRNKLVLAGIFIGLGTATKLYPMLILGAVLLLALRTGRLRPLLVTAASAAAAWLAVNLPVAALNPEGWKYFYEFTQDRPAGYSSPWFAYNLVAGRLGWLPLEAEAINTLALNLFVLACALIAVLALTSPRRPRLAQLVFLIVAAFILTNKVYSPQFVLWLIPLLALARPRWRDFLIWQTIEGLHWAAIWMYLGQVTSGGVSQHNIDMPYYVLAVVFHMLATGYLMARVAWDIWDPGYDIIRRHDMDDPQGGPFDRAQDWLRIDPARPSASLLPWRKATVDA is encoded by the coding sequence ATGCAGGAGACAAAGCCGCCGGAGCACCGCAAGCGCGTCCGACTGGTCATTCCGAGCCGCAGCGACCTGTTCCTGCGGAACTTCACGGAACTCATCGGGGGTCCCATGGGCCACCGATCGGCGCCCGGCGTCGTCTCCCCAGGATTCTTCACCGTCGAACGCGTCCTGATTCTGCTTACTGTGCTGGCCGCCCTGCTCGGAATCCTCCTCAAGTCCTACTGCCGGACCAAGGGTTGGGAAACGCCGGGGCAGTTCTACTCGACCTGCTACTCGGACTTCCCCCAACTGTTCCGGAACCGCGGACTCGGTGACGGCGCCTTCCCGTTCGTGACTAAGGAAACATTCTTCGAGTATCCGGTGCTGATGGGCCTCATCGCCGGTGCCACGGCCCTCCTGGTGCCGGGTGATGGGCCGACAAGCGACCGCGTTCTGGCGTACTTCGATGTCAACGCCGCCCTGATCACCGCCGTCTGGATCGTCACCGTGCTGGCCACCGCGCGCATGGCCCGCCGGCGGCCGTGGGACGCGGCCATGGTGGCAGTCGCGCCCGGCATTGTGCTGGCGGGAACCATCAACTGGGACATGTGGGCAGTCGGGCTGCTGGCCCTGGGCATGTTTTTCTTTTCGCGGAACAAACTCGTGCTGGCGGGGATCTTCATCGGCCTCGGCACGGCCACCAAGCTCTACCCCATGCTGATCCTGGGTGCTGTTCTGCTGCTGGCCCTCCGGACGGGCCGGCTCCGGCCGTTGCTGGTGACGGCGGCGTCCGCCGCCGCGGCCTGGCTCGCCGTCAACCTGCCAGTGGCCGCCCTCAATCCGGAGGGCTGGAAGTACTTCTACGAATTCACCCAGGACCGGCCGGCCGGGTACAGCTCGCCCTGGTTTGCCTACAACCTCGTCGCCGGACGCCTTGGCTGGCTGCCCCTGGAGGCTGAAGCCATCAACACCCTGGCCCTGAACCTCTTCGTCCTGGCGTGCGCCCTGATCGCCGTACTGGCCCTGACCTCACCGCGGCGGCCCCGGCTTGCCCAGTTGGTCTTCCTGATCGTGGCTGCGTTCATCCTGACCAACAAGGTCTACTCACCGCAGTTCGTGCTCTGGCTCATTCCGCTGCTGGCCCTCGCCCGGCCGCGCTGGCGTGACTTCCTGATCTGGCAAACAATCGAGGGTCTGCATTGGGCCGCCATCTGGATGTATCTTGGGCAGGTGACGAGCGGTGGAGTGTCCCAGCACAATATCGACATGCCGTACTACGTCCTGGCTGTGGTGTTCCACATGCTGGCCACAGGGTACCTGATGGCACGCGTGGCGTGGGACATCTGGGATCCGGGCTACGACATCATCCGGCGCCACGACATGGATGACCCCCAGGGCGGACCCTTCGACCGGGCCCAGGACTGGCTGCGCATTGACCCCGCCCGGCCGTCGGCGTCGCTGTTGCCGTGGCGGAAAGCGACAGTCGATGCCTGA
- a CDS encoding phytoene desaturase family protein gives MPDVAVVGSGPNGLAAAVTLARAGLKVHVYEAAASPGGGVRTTELMEPGHVHDICSAVHPMVLASPFFREFGLSRRIRLEVPEVSYGSPLDGGRAALAYRSLDKTAAGLGRDGAAFRNLMGPLVDRVDGITDLTLNQLLRVPRDPVAAGLFGLRTLEQGSRLWGLRFREDLAPALLTGVAAHAVSPLPALAAAGAGLMLGALAHADGWPVPLGGSVAIAEAMIADLEAHGGVVETGARIGSLAELPPVRATLLDVAPPGLLRMADGKFPDRYRRTLESFRFGNGACKVDFILSGPVPWAAPGLADAGTVHVGGTREEMAEAENLVAAGRHPERPYVLVSQPSRFDASRAPAGRHILWSYCHVPAGSTVDMGEAVITQLERFAPGFRDVVVRYKVTTAAALADYNENYVGGDFSAGLMDLRGLVQRPVLGPVPWRTPIPGVYLCSSSTPPGPGVTGMPGFHAAKYALKDIFGLRVPTLSA, from the coding sequence ATGCCTGACGTCGCCGTCGTCGGCTCCGGCCCCAATGGACTCGCCGCAGCGGTGACCCTCGCCCGTGCCGGGCTCAAAGTGCATGTCTATGAGGCGGCGGCGTCGCCCGGCGGCGGCGTGCGCACCACGGAGCTGATGGAACCCGGCCACGTTCACGACATCTGCTCGGCGGTGCACCCCATGGTCCTGGCCTCCCCGTTCTTCCGGGAGTTCGGGTTGTCCCGGCGGATCCGGCTGGAAGTGCCGGAGGTTTCCTACGGTTCACCGCTCGACGGCGGCCGGGCAGCCTTGGCCTACCGGTCGCTGGACAAGACCGCCGCCGGGCTGGGCCGGGACGGCGCCGCGTTCCGCAACCTCATGGGCCCACTCGTGGACCGCGTGGACGGGATCACGGACCTGACCCTCAACCAATTGCTCCGCGTGCCGCGGGACCCCGTGGCGGCCGGACTGTTCGGTCTCCGCACTTTGGAACAGGGATCCCGGCTCTGGGGGCTCAGATTTAGGGAAGACCTGGCGCCGGCCCTGCTGACCGGGGTCGCGGCGCACGCCGTCTCCCCGCTGCCCGCGCTGGCCGCCGCGGGAGCAGGACTCATGCTGGGGGCACTGGCACATGCCGACGGCTGGCCGGTGCCGCTGGGCGGCTCCGTCGCCATCGCCGAGGCCATGATCGCGGACCTCGAAGCCCACGGAGGCGTCGTGGAAACCGGGGCGCGGATCGGCTCGTTGGCGGAACTGCCCCCGGTCCGGGCCACCCTGCTGGACGTCGCTCCCCCCGGACTGCTCCGGATGGCGGATGGAAAGTTCCCCGACAGGTACCGCCGCACCCTCGAGTCGTTCCGCTTTGGAAACGGCGCCTGCAAGGTCGACTTCATCCTCTCCGGCCCGGTCCCCTGGGCTGCCCCGGGGCTTGCCGACGCCGGCACCGTGCACGTGGGCGGCACACGGGAGGAAATGGCCGAGGCGGAAAACCTGGTCGCCGCAGGCCGCCATCCGGAGCGGCCCTATGTGCTGGTTTCCCAGCCGTCACGCTTCGACGCCTCGCGCGCGCCGGCGGGACGGCATATCCTCTGGAGCTACTGCCACGTTCCCGCGGGTTCCACCGTGGACATGGGCGAGGCAGTGATTACCCAACTGGAGCGTTTCGCGCCGGGCTTCCGTGACGTCGTCGTGCGGTACAAGGTGACCACCGCCGCGGCGCTGGCGGACTACAACGAGAACTATGTCGGCGGGGATTTCAGTGCGGGCCTGATGGACCTGCGGGGCCTGGTCCAGCGCCCGGTCCTCGGCCCCGTCCCCTGGCGGACGCCGATCCCCGGGGTGTACCTCTGTTCCTCGTCGACGCCGCCGGGTCCCGGCGTGACCGGAATGCCGGGATTCCATGCCGCGAAATATGCCCTGAAAGACATATTCGGGCTCAGGGTCCCCACCCTCTCAGCTTAG